Within the uncultured Bacteroides sp. genome, the region ATATCAAAAGATGACAACTTCGCTCAATAATGTGGATCCGGATAATTTTGATAAGGGAATTTATAAGAAGATGCCTTTTTTGGTTAATCAGGTAGAGCCGTGTATAGAGACAAATAAACTTATTCTTCCTTTCTCTGTTGAAGAAACAGCATCTCAAAAAGTATTCCGCAAAAATCCAAAGGATGAAAAAACTCTAATAAAAGGGGTGAATTCATCGGGAGTAAATGAACTTTTCTCAACGGGAGATGCGATGGGAGCAATACTTAAAGATATTTTTGCAGATGTGAATATATATGATGATGACATTCGCTTGTTATCAAGTCGTTTTATCAGTCCTATATCTTCAAAGTCGGCTATCTCTTTCTATAAATACTATATTATGGATACAGTTAGAGTTGATAAAGACTCTTGCATCCATCTTACATTTGTTCCCAATAATTCACAGGATTTTGGCTTTACAGGTCATTTGTATATTATAAAAGACTCTACTTACGCAGTGAAGAAATGTACAATGAATCTTCCGAAGAAAACCGGAGTGAATTTCGTGGATAACCTTGACATCATTCAGTCTTATGAACAACTTCCCAACGGTGAATGGGTTCTGAAAGATGATGATATGATTGCGGAACTTACTGTGGTTAAAGGACAGCTGCAAGTGAGACGAACTACGAGATACAGCAACTATGCTTTCAATGAAGTCTCGCCAAAGGTATTTAAACTGAAGGGAAGTACAGTGAAAGATGTAGATGCAATGATGAAGGGGGATGAATTCTGGAAAGATGTGAGACCGGTTCCACTTACGGACAAGGAAAACGGAATGGATATGTTTATTAAGCATCTCGAAGAAATACCCGGATTTAAATATGCCATTATTGGTTTGAGAGCATTAATTGAGAATTTTATTGAAACCGGAAGTAAAGACCATCCAAGTAAGTTCGACTTTGGACCTATGAATACTATTATTGGTAGTAATTCTATTGAAGGGCTTCGTCTTAGACTTAGTGGGCAAACAACTGCCAAGCTCTTTCCTCAGCTATTCTTTAGCGGATATTATGCATATGGATTTAAAGATAACAAATCAAAATATAAAGGAACGGTAGAATATACATTTGATAAAAAAGAATTTCTTGCAAGAGAATTTCCGAAACATTCTATCTCAGCATCTTATATGTATGATGTAATGTCGCCTATGGATAAGTTCCTCAAGACAGATAAAGATAATATGTTTGTGGGACTGAAAACCACAACCGTGGATCAGATGTCATATATTCGTGATGTTTCTTTTAAGTACGAACGCGAAACAATGTCTGGATTCTCTGTAGCAATGACAGTAAATAACCGCAATGATGAGCCTACCGGAAATCTTTTCTATATTAAGAATGATAGAGCACAGGTTCCTAACGTTGTTCACGATATAACGACAACAGAAACCTCTTTGCAACTTCGATTTGCACCGGGAGAAACATTTATAAATACTAAACAACGAAGATTACCTATCAATTTTGATGCTCCTATCTTTACTCTTTCACATACAATGGGCATAAAAGATGTAATGGGTGGAGACTATAATTTCAATCTGACTGAGGCTGGTGTCTATAAGAGATTCTGGCTATCTTCCTGGGGCAGACTGGATGCTTTTGTTAAAGCTGGCAAGCAGTGGGATAAAGTGCCTTTTCCTTTATTAATTATGCCTGCGGCTAATCTTTCTTATGTTACACAACGGGAGACATTTAACTTGATCAATAATATGGAGTTCCTGAACGACAAGTTTGCCTCTCTCGACCTGACTTATGATATGAATGGAAAGATTTTTAACCGTATACCATTAATAAAGCGACTAAAGTTGAGAGAAATATTTAAGTTTAAAGCTCTTTATGGGAGCCTGAGCGATAAGAATAACCCTGATAAGAGTG harbors:
- a CDS encoding DUF5686 family protein gives rise to the protein MKQRYIKLVLGLILIAVSLTTSAHLVGSESAISVEVADRLTGIVRDSLTNEPIPYASISYEGKGIGSISDLNGAYRITTRKGWNEVTFTAVGYRKKIVKFVPGVTQKLNVKLQPSDVQLKEIVVKPKKEKYSRKNNPAVELMRKVIANKSNQRLEENDFYQYDKYQKMTTSLNNVDPDNFDKGIYKKMPFLVNQVEPCIETNKLILPFSVEETASQKVFRKNPKDEKTLIKGVNSSGVNELFSTGDAMGAILKDIFADVNIYDDDIRLLSSRFISPISSKSAISFYKYYIMDTVRVDKDSCIHLTFVPNNSQDFGFTGHLYIIKDSTYAVKKCTMNLPKKTGVNFVDNLDIIQSYEQLPNGEWVLKDDDMIAELTVVKGQLQVRRTTRYSNYAFNEVSPKVFKLKGSTVKDVDAMMKGDEFWKDVRPVPLTDKENGMDMFIKHLEEIPGFKYAIIGLRALIENFIETGSKDHPSKFDFGPMNTIIGSNSIEGLRLRLSGQTTAKLFPQLFFSGYYAYGFKDNKSKYKGTVEYTFDKKEFLAREFPKHSISASYMYDVMSPMDKFLKTDKDNMFVGLKTTTVDQMSYIRDVSFKYERETMSGFSVAMTVNNRNDEPTGNLFYIKNDRAQVPNVVHDITTTETSLQLRFAPGETFINTKQRRLPINFDAPIFTLSHTMGIKDVMGGDYNFNLTEAGVYKRFWLSSWGRLDAFVKAGKQWDKVPFPLLIMPAANLSYVTQRETFNLINNMEFLNDKFASLDLTYDMNGKIFNRIPLIKRLKLREIFKFKALYGSLSDKNNPDKSDGLFLFPTRNGQTTSFPMGKDPYMEFSVGIYNIFKILHVEYTRRLNYLDHPGINKDGIRVAMLLNF